In the genome of Plasmodium yoelii strain 17X genome assembly, chromosome: 14, one region contains:
- a CDS encoding sphingomyelin/lysocholinephospholipid-phospholipase C: protein MELITPPDQHFTIMSYNVQMIPVPISTKINIGYRQKTLEKYICELDNIYNTDILVLNEVFTKQAYNMLTTGEIKKRFPYHTNILGEKVKNKIHDYEDDEDDDDDDDDLFSKNIERDIKEFISNDYCNNGIYDKIGEQNQECGCNHTNSQINKNEKKNSKKKKSVNSNGQFCNGNEKNANSSLPEKDTNNNSCSNKSIKNNINNTNKLNNKNCEKCKEENNKINENNLISSPCSTISHTNDTMKKIKKKQKKQKKKQKRKENPPPFDSVSGGPKFRHFLNGGIIVLSKHKISQKHALIFENCKFPEMFSAKGAIYLKFNVKNNVIHLVATHLHAGNTKSDEKCRRKQIEELTKWVYNGVPSKFIKNSEPLFFVGDFNIRYIKDENFFKEITSSKYLNCTVTNNTLETTYDSSINDYCRYIEDDFEHKYVDTLDYILVSKNSNIKTIVPQTAVQHGYKPISIFKTILCCIPYQSINIHHASDHFPIYATFKFPSNNYSLSENDCKN, encoded by the coding sequence ATGGAGTTAATAACTCCCCCCGATCAACATTTTACTATCATGTCTTATAATGTTCAAATGATACCAGTTCCTATAagtacaaaaataaatataggaTATAGACAAAAAACCCTagagaaatatatttgtgaacttgataatatttataatactgATATTCTTGTTTTGAATGAGGTTTTTACCAAACAAGCTTATAATATGCTTACAACtggtgaaataaaaaaacgatTTCCATATCATACTAATATTTTAGgagaaaaagtaaaaaataaaattcatgACTATGAAGATGATGAAGacgatgatgatgatgatgatgatttGTTTAGTAAAAATATCGAACGTGATATAAAAGAATTTATTTCGAACGATTATTGTAATAATggtatatatgataaaatcgGGGAACAAAATCAAGAATGTGGTTGTAATCATACTAACTCTCagattaataaaaatgaaaaaaaaaattcgaaaaaaaaaaaatctgtAAATTCAAATGGTCAATTTTGTAatggaaatgaaaaaaatgcaaatagTTCTTTACCTGAGaaagatacaaataataattcatgctcaaataaatcaattaaaaataatattaataatacaaataagctgaataataaaaattgtgaaaaatgtaaagaggagaataataaaataaatgaaaataatttgataTCATCTCCTTGCTCCACAATTAGTCATACCAATGATAccatgaaaaaaataaaaaaaaaacaaaaaaaacaaaaaaaaaaacaaaaacgaAAAGAAAATCCACCACCATTCGATTCTGTTTCAGGAGGACCAAAATTTCGGCATTTTTTAAACGGAGGTATAATAGTTTTatcaaaacataaaatatcaCAAAAACATGCATTAATATTTGAAAATTGTAAATTTCCTGAAATGTTTAGTGCAAAAGGGgctatatatttaaaatttaatgtaaaaaataatgttatacaTTTAGTAGCAACACATTTACATGCTGGAAATACTAAGAGTGATGAAAAATGTAGACGTAAGCAAATAGAAGAGTTAACTAAATGGGTATATAATGGTGTTCCAagtaaatttataaaaaattctgaaccattattttttgttggTGATTTTAACATAAGATAtataaaagatgaaaatttttttaaagaaataacatcaagtaaatatttaaattgtaCAGTAACAAATAACACACTAGAAACAACTTATGATTCATCTATTAATGATTATTGTAGATATATTGAAGATGATTTTGAACATAAATATGTTGATACATTAGATTATATTTTAGTTtctaaaaattcaaatattaAAACAATAGTTCCACAAACAGCTGTACAACATGGTTACAAaccaatatctatatttaaaacTATTTTATGTTGCATACCTTATCAaagtataaatatacatcATGCAAGCGATCATTTTCCTATATATGCTACTTTCAAATTTCCTAGTAATAATTATAGTTTATCTGAGAATGATtgcaaaaattaa